A stretch of the Sulfurimonas sp. HSL3-1 genome encodes the following:
- a CDS encoding alpha-L-glutamate ligase-like protein: MKLVTFGALRRKGIIGMNYRNIELIGRYNPRKLYPMVDNKLMTKELATASGVPVTELYATIERQSQLRDLHTILATYDSFVVKPDYGSGGKGIVVITHREGDTFIKASGDALSLSDLRKHFSNVLSGLYSLGGRYDTAIIEKVVAFDPMFANYSFEGVPDIRIIVYRGYPVMAMMRCPTKESDGKANLHQGAVGVGLNLKDGSALSAVIHDRPVTHHPDTHHDFAHLRVPQWEAVLSMASSCYEMTGLGYLGADIVFDKNDGALLLELNARPGLAIQIANGMGLRGRLETVDRQKQTRDAHERVLYSMNYLE, translated from the coding sequence ATGAAACTGGTGACCTTCGGCGCGCTGCGGCGCAAAGGCATCATCGGGATGAATTACCGCAATATCGAACTGATCGGCCGCTACAATCCCCGCAAACTCTACCCGATGGTCGATAACAAGCTGATGACCAAAGAGCTGGCCACCGCTTCGGGGGTACCGGTGACGGAACTTTATGCGACCATTGAACGCCAGTCCCAGCTGCGCGACCTGCACACCATCCTCGCCACCTACGACAGTTTTGTCGTCAAACCCGATTACGGCAGCGGCGGGAAGGGGATCGTCGTCATCACCCACCGCGAAGGCGATACCTTTATCAAAGCCAGCGGCGATGCGCTCTCCCTGTCGGACCTGCGCAAACACTTCTCCAATGTCCTCAGCGGCCTCTACTCGCTGGGCGGCCGGTACGATACGGCGATCATCGAAAAGGTCGTCGCCTTCGACCCGATGTTCGCCAATTACAGTTTCGAAGGGGTGCCGGACATCCGCATCATCGTCTACCGGGGCTACCCGGTGATGGCGATGATGCGCTGTCCGACCAAGGAGAGCGACGGGAAAGCGAACCTGCACCAGGGGGCCGTCGGCGTCGGATTGAACCTGAAAGACGGTTCGGCGCTTTCGGCGGTTATCCACGACCGTCCCGTCACGCACCATCCCGATACCCATCACGATTTCGCCCACCTTCGGGTCCCCCAGTGGGAGGCGGTGCTGTCGATGGCGTCATCGTGTTATGAGATGACGGGCCTGGGCTACCTGGGGGCCGACATCGTTTTTGACAAGAACGACGGTGCGCTGCTGCTGGAGCTCAATGCCCGGCCGGGACTGGCGATCCAGATCGCCAACGGCATGGGGCTTCGGGGCCGACTGGAGACGGTGGACCGCCAAAAACAGACGCGGGATGCCCATGAGCGCGTGCTTTACAGTATGAACTATCTCGAATAA
- a CDS encoding UUP1 family membrane protein, with amino-acid sequence MISSRFQVLMIVMLLAMAGLFVSWYKVVYLGVPVTPHDKRSVFTVTAEVDLEGTGSAASVSLRLPSQQPGMKILEREGEAGEFGMTTASMQDGELLHWTKRQFDDKSKLFYKVRVTPEPLYEPQERKDMWDTSPAYDDTQFWDASEQAAAAGILNFAREHSADGISLAAQLIDMFNTEMPTDAVKELLAKKNETTSSLVMALLAREKVPFRKVRGIMLEDGQKKRRAVTLLEVKGTDETGYFSFKSGQITLPENFFVWSLGNRAMMTTKGIAKARLRFSVSEAKVAASMLSKREMLRQGNDFLNFSLYTLPSSQQNAFKQLLLIPIGALVVVIFRILIGIRTMGTFMPVLFALAFIQTTLISGLAMFFVIVASGLIVRSYLSRLQLLLVARISAVIIVVISIMSIMSIISFKLGIDEVLKITFFPMIILSWTIERMSILWEESGAREALTQVGGSLIVAIAASFAMDNDFVRHLTFTFPELQLLVLAMVILIGRYTGYRLSELVRFAPMAGR; translated from the coding sequence GTGATATCGTCACGTTTTCAGGTACTGATGATCGTCATGCTGCTGGCGATGGCGGGGCTCTTCGTCTCCTGGTACAAGGTGGTGTACCTGGGTGTTCCTGTCACGCCCCATGACAAGCGTTCCGTCTTTACGGTCACGGCGGAAGTGGACCTGGAAGGTACCGGCAGTGCTGCGTCGGTCTCGCTGCGTCTCCCGTCGCAGCAGCCGGGTATGAAGATCCTCGAGCGGGAGGGGGAAGCCGGCGAGTTCGGCATGACGACTGCCTCCATGCAGGACGGGGAACTGCTGCACTGGACGAAACGGCAGTTTGACGACAAGAGCAAGCTCTTTTATAAAGTTAGGGTTACGCCCGAACCGCTCTACGAGCCTCAGGAACGCAAGGATATGTGGGATACGTCCCCCGCATATGACGACACACAGTTCTGGGATGCATCGGAACAGGCCGCGGCGGCGGGGATCCTCAACTTCGCGCGGGAGCATTCGGCCGATGGGATCTCCCTGGCGGCACAGCTGATCGATATGTTCAACACCGAAATGCCGACCGATGCGGTCAAAGAGCTCCTGGCGAAGAAGAACGAGACGACATCCTCCCTGGTCATGGCACTGCTGGCACGGGAAAAGGTTCCCTTCCGCAAGGTGCGCGGTATTATGCTCGAGGATGGGCAGAAAAAACGGCGGGCCGTGACCCTGCTGGAGGTCAAAGGGACGGACGAGACGGGCTATTTCAGCTTCAAGTCGGGGCAGATCACGCTGCCGGAGAACTTCTTTGTCTGGTCACTCGGCAACCGGGCAATGATGACGACAAAGGGGATTGCCAAAGCGCGGCTGCGCTTCTCGGTCAGCGAGGCGAAAGTCGCGGCCTCGATGCTCAGCAAGCGTGAAATGCTGCGTCAGGGTAACGATTTCCTGAACTTCTCGCTCTACACCCTGCCGAGCTCCCAGCAAAACGCTTTCAAGCAGCTATTGCTGATCCCGATCGGCGCACTGGTGGTCGTCATCTTCCGTATCCTGATCGGGATCCGCACCATGGGGACCTTCATGCCCGTCCTGTTTGCCCTCGCCTTTATTCAGACGACGCTGATCAGCGGTCTGGCGATGTTCTTCGTCATTGTCGCGAGCGGCCTGATCGTACGCAGCTACCTCTCCAGGCTCCAGCTGCTGCTGGTGGCGAGGATATCCGCCGTTATCATCGTCGTGATCAGCATTATGTCGATCATGAGCATCATCAGTTTCAAACTCGGGATCGACGAAGTGCTCAAGATCACCTTCTTCCCGATGATCATCCTCTCCTGGACGATCGAGCGGATGTCGATCCTCTGGGAGGAGAGCGGGGCGCGGGAGGCGTTGACCCAGGTCGGCGGTTCACTGATCGTAGCGATCGCCGCCTCTTTTGCGATGGATAACGACTTTGTACGCCACCTGACCTTTACCTTCCCCGAACTGCAGCTGCTTGTCCTGGCCATGGTCATCCTGATCGGCCGCTACACCGGCTACCGGCTCTCCGAACTGGTGCGTTTCGCACCGATGGCCGGGCGATGA
- the ppk2 gene encoding polyphosphate kinase 2, whose protein sequence is MQTYGLTPEQQDEALRIHAENLALAPYQAELIKLQQHIERNRLKMMVLFEGRDAAGKGTTIGSVSRFMNPKHYRIVALGKPTEEERSQWYFQRYIKHFPHFGELVLFDRSWYNRAMVEPVFGFCTPREHALFLKHVVPFEQALTEEGTLLVKLYFSVSKQKQALRFEQRRSDPLRRWKLSEIDMQAQSMWEQFTQMKYQMLTVTDHAAAPWHVIRSSDKHRARLETMKLLLRQVDYEGRDDSLMLTPDPKVCFSGRQELNLMDQHGKGYTS, encoded by the coding sequence ATGCAAACGTATGGCCTGACACCGGAGCAGCAGGATGAAGCGCTTCGTATCCACGCGGAGAACCTTGCGCTCGCGCCTTACCAGGCGGAACTGATCAAGCTTCAGCAGCATATTGAACGCAACCGGTTGAAGATGATGGTGCTCTTCGAAGGGCGTGACGCCGCGGGCAAAGGAACGACGATCGGCAGCGTCAGCCGTTTCATGAACCCGAAACACTACCGCATCGTCGCCCTGGGCAAACCGACGGAGGAGGAGCGCTCCCAGTGGTATTTCCAGCGCTACATCAAACACTTCCCCCATTTCGGCGAACTGGTGCTTTTCGACCGCAGCTGGTACAACCGGGCGATGGTCGAGCCGGTCTTCGGGTTCTGCACCCCGCGCGAACATGCGCTTTTCCTCAAGCACGTCGTGCCGTTCGAGCAGGCGCTGACCGAGGAGGGGACGCTCCTCGTCAAACTCTATTTCAGCGTCAGCAAGCAGAAGCAGGCCCTGCGTTTCGAACAGCGCCGGAGTGATCCGCTGCGCCGCTGGAAACTCAGCGAGATCGACATGCAGGCGCAGAGCATGTGGGAGCAGTTTACGCAGATGAAGTACCAGATGCTGACCGTGACCGATCACGCGGCGGCCCCCTGGCACGTTATCCGCTCCAGCGACAAGCACAGGGCGCGGCTTGAGACGATGAAGCTACTGCTGCGGCAGGTCGATTACGAAGGGCGTGACGACAGCCTCATGCTCACACCGGACCCGAAAGTCTGTTTCTCCGGGCGGCAGGAGTTGAACCTGATGGACCAGCACGGCAAAGGATATACATCATGA
- the rimK gene encoding 30S ribosomal protein S6--L-glutamate ligase, translating into MKIAILSRNKNLYSTRRLVEAAQARGHEVEVIDTLRCYMNITSERPSMHYKGEDLVGFDAVIPRIGASITFYGTAVLRQFEVMGLHPLNDSIAIKRARDKLRSLQLLARKGVGMPATGFARNPDDIDDVLDMVGGAPVVIKLLEGTQGIGVVLAETKKAAESVIQAFMGLNANIMVQEFIKEAGGADIRCLVIGDRVVAAMKRQGPEGEFRSNLHRGGSAKVIKITPDERAAAVAAAKAMGLQVCGVDMLRSKRGPLIMEVNSSPGLKGIESASGKDIAGLIIQHLEKASSKPRAKKPRLSPM; encoded by the coding sequence ATGAAAATTGCCATCCTTTCACGCAACAAGAATCTCTATTCAACCCGCCGCCTCGTCGAAGCGGCCCAGGCACGCGGACACGAGGTCGAGGTCATCGACACCCTGCGCTGTTACATGAACATCACCTCCGAGCGGCCGTCGATGCACTACAAGGGCGAAGACCTCGTCGGGTTCGATGCCGTTATTCCCCGCATCGGGGCGTCGATCACCTTTTACGGGACGGCGGTACTGCGGCAGTTCGAGGTGATGGGACTGCACCCGTTGAACGACTCCATCGCCATCAAGCGTGCCCGTGACAAACTGCGCTCCCTGCAGCTGCTGGCGCGCAAAGGGGTCGGGATGCCGGCAACCGGCTTCGCCCGCAATCCCGACGATATCGATGACGTACTCGACATGGTCGGGGGCGCCCCGGTCGTTATCAAACTCCTCGAAGGGACCCAGGGGATCGGCGTGGTCCTCGCCGAGACGAAAAAGGCCGCCGAGAGCGTTATCCAGGCGTTCATGGGGCTCAATGCCAACATCATGGTCCAGGAGTTCATCAAGGAGGCGGGCGGTGCGGATATCCGCTGCCTTGTCATCGGCGACAGGGTCGTCGCCGCGATGAAGCGCCAGGGGCCTGAGGGGGAGTTCCGCTCCAACCTGCACCGCGGCGGCAGCGCCAAAGTGATCAAGATCACTCCCGACGAACGCGCGGCCGCCGTTGCCGCGGCCAAAGCAATGGGGCTGCAGGTTTGCGGCGTCGATATGCTCCGTTCCAAACGCGGCCCGCTGATTATGGAGGTCAACTCCTCCCCCGGGCTCAAGGGGATCGAAAGCGCCTCCGGCAAAGACATCGCCGGTCTCATTATCCAGCACCTTGAAAAGGCCAGCAGCAAGCCCCGCGCCAAAAAGCCGAGACTTTCACCAATGTAA
- a CDS encoding peptidase M42 yields the protein MSGTAFSEFLDTLKYLVRRPSVVGAEHPFFLTLKRELDELGIETTLYEGVLFAQGKQPETGALSAHIDRHGLICTGPNEFQYAAFLTQNRADLIGNSVAEQTMNTISERFAGQAVQAYQPWSGTYIGLGNIEKAYICPRRNNLIFEVKGLEYLLPGTPVAYVDSLRINGGMLSAQLDNVISAALILHLYRCGYEGTAFFTAQEEAGKSWRFVLEWYRRFDGKTDRLLVLDTSPFPDRETADAQDLVLRYRDANASFNEAFTEEIAARCETLGIRYSFKDRYIETQNAKLMASGGTAASLGSTEMGRLAAEGTLQGTTLQLPTTGYHTVSETVRTESVKKMLQLLTDLYL from the coding sequence ATGAGCGGCACGGCGTTCAGCGAATTCCTCGATACTCTGAAGTACCTTGTCCGCCGCCCCTCCGTCGTGGGGGCGGAACACCCCTTCTTCCTGACGCTCAAGCGCGAACTCGACGAGCTCGGGATCGAAACGACCCTCTATGAGGGGGTGCTTTTCGCGCAGGGCAAGCAGCCCGAAACGGGGGCCTTGTCGGCGCATATCGACCGCCACGGCCTGATCTGTACGGGGCCGAACGAGTTCCAGTACGCGGCGTTCCTGACCCAGAACCGCGCAGACCTGATCGGCAACTCGGTGGCGGAACAGACGATGAATACGATTTCGGAACGTTTCGCGGGGCAGGCGGTCCAGGCCTATCAGCCCTGGTCAGGTACATACATCGGGCTGGGCAATATCGAGAAGGCCTACATCTGCCCGCGGCGCAACAACCTGATCTTCGAGGTGAAAGGGCTGGAGTACCTGCTGCCGGGAACACCGGTCGCCTATGTCGATTCGCTTCGGATCAATGGGGGGATGCTCTCGGCCCAGCTTGACAACGTCATCAGCGCGGCGCTGATCCTGCATCTTTACCGCTGCGGATACGAGGGGACGGCTTTTTTCACCGCACAAGAGGAGGCAGGCAAAAGCTGGCGTTTCGTGCTGGAGTGGTACCGCCGCTTCGACGGGAAGACCGACCGGCTCCTGGTGCTCGACACCAGTCCTTTCCCCGACCGAGAAACGGCCGATGCGCAGGACCTGGTGCTGCGCTACCGGGATGCGAACGCTTCTTTCAACGAGGCATTTACGGAGGAGATCGCCGCGCGCTGTGAAACTCTCGGCATCCGCTACAGTTTCAAAGACCGCTATATCGAGACGCAAAACGCCAAGCTGATGGCCTCCGGAGGAACGGCGGCATCACTGGGGAGTACGGAGATGGGGCGGCTGGCCGCGGAGGGGACGCTCCAGGGGACGACGCTGCAACTGCCGACGACCGGGTATCATACCGTCTCGGAGACGGTCCGGACGGAATCCGTCAAGAAGATGCTGCAGCTGCTCACTGATCTCTACCTTTAG
- a CDS encoding diacylglycerol kinase, with protein MLNKPEYTLFKNTRYALSGLIEVIRNESSFKLQLLLFFGMGTFAWLLPISPLYSAILSISLFIPLLAELANSAVERVVDLVTLEYHELAKRAKDAGAALVFVSLVMTGAIWISTLLIAFYF; from the coding sequence TTGCTCAATAAACCGGAATACACCCTCTTCAAAAATACGCGCTATGCCCTGAGCGGCCTCATCGAGGTTATCCGCAATGAGAGCTCTTTCAAACTGCAGCTGCTGCTCTTTTTCGGCATGGGCACCTTTGCCTGGCTGTTGCCGATCAGCCCGCTTTACAGCGCTATTTTGAGCATTTCCCTCTTTATCCCGCTCCTGGCGGAACTGGCCAACAGCGCGGTGGAGCGTGTCGTGGACCTGGTCACGCTCGAATACCATGAACTGGCCAAACGTGCCAAGGATGCGGGTGCGGCGCTGGTGTTCGTTTCGCTCGTGATGACCGGCGCCATCTGGATCAGCACCCTGCTGATCGCTTTTTACTTCTGA
- a CDS encoding succinylglutamate desuccinylase/aspartoacylase family protein, producing MFEIAGISVARGERKVIPIPLPALYSEKRIDMPVEVVRGKRKGPTLFVSATVHGDELNGIEIIRRLLQLPQLAKLRGTIVAVPVVNPYGLIQHSRYLPDRRDLNRSFPGMQKGSLASRVAKIFMDEIVDKADAGIDLHTGAVHRSNFPQVRANLDDERTLAMAEAFRAPVLMHSALRDGSLREAAVEKGVPILLYEGGEALRYDELSIRTGLKGIVHVMRHLGMLPKTTYTPKKLPTVTVSSSKWLRSPQSGLMRSFKAPGSFVKEGELLAQIDVPLQQEVIEVYAEFDGVIIGRLETPLVYEGDAIFHIATKEKAHTISHLEALEALDESAVGEAMPSLLQDPPLI from the coding sequence ATGTTCGAGATAGCAGGAATTTCCGTCGCCAGGGGGGAGCGCAAAGTCATTCCCATCCCTCTGCCCGCCCTCTACTCCGAAAAACGGATCGATATGCCGGTCGAGGTCGTTCGGGGAAAGCGCAAAGGTCCGACCCTGTTTGTCAGTGCAACCGTCCATGGGGATGAACTCAACGGTATCGAGATCATCCGCCGTCTGCTGCAGCTCCCCCAGCTCGCCAAACTCCGCGGCACCATCGTGGCCGTTCCCGTCGTCAACCCCTACGGCCTGATCCAGCATTCGCGCTACCTCCCCGACCGCCGCGATCTCAACCGATCCTTCCCCGGCATGCAGAAAGGAAGCCTCGCCTCCAGGGTCGCCAAGATCTTCATGGACGAGATCGTCGACAAAGCCGACGCGGGAATCGACCTGCATACCGGCGCCGTCCACCGCTCGAACTTCCCGCAGGTACGGGCCAACCTCGACGACGAAAGGACCCTGGCAATGGCCGAGGCATTCCGTGCGCCTGTGCTGATGCACTCCGCGCTTCGCGATGGTTCGCTGCGCGAAGCGGCCGTAGAAAAAGGGGTGCCCATACTGCTCTACGAAGGGGGAGAAGCGCTGCGCTACGACGAGCTCTCCATCCGCACCGGGCTGAAGGGGATCGTCCACGTCATGCGCCATCTGGGAATGCTGCCGAAAACCACCTATACCCCCAAAAAGCTGCCGACCGTCACCGTCAGCAGCAGCAAATGGCTTCGATCGCCCCAAAGCGGGCTGATGCGCAGTTTCAAAGCTCCGGGAAGTTTCGTCAAAGAGGGTGAACTGCTGGCGCAGATCGACGTGCCGCTGCAGCAGGAGGTGATCGAGGTCTATGCCGAATTCGACGGGGTCATCATCGGACGCCTGGAAACCCCCCTGGTCTACGAAGGGGATGCGATCTTTCATATCGCCACCAAGGAAAAGGCCCATACCATCTCCCACTTGGAGGCCCTGGAGGCCCTGGACGAAAGTGCCGTCGGCGAAGCGATGCCCTCTCTGCTTCAGGACCCGCCTCTGATCTGA
- a CDS encoding DUF695 domain-containing protein: MNVTYTTTNEENIPVTIEANLDFEPQSDDTVWMLWSFAPLKSPNAAGGCDAEERRVLDAIKTELNDRLELRNGALYAGMRLQEGWAELYYYAAWSKGAEQQFRDLFKQHGYGRIEYGATRDTHHAFYHDVLVPDPFELQQAKSTEIIAELVAAGDDLSCERPVEHYLFFQTRTAMQRAAVALAEEGVRIETDLEEEGLYPHGLLYERTHACTPEVLEEVTRPLIETALEAHGLYLGWSTSLSGSEG; encoded by the coding sequence ATGAACGTTACCTACACGACGACGAATGAAGAAAATATCCCGGTCACGATCGAGGCGAACCTCGATTTTGAGCCCCAAAGCGACGATACGGTCTGGATGCTCTGGAGCTTCGCTCCGCTCAAATCGCCGAACGCGGCGGGCGGGTGCGACGCAGAGGAACGCCGTGTCCTCGATGCGATCAAGACGGAGCTGAACGATCGGCTCGAACTGCGCAACGGCGCCCTGTATGCCGGCATGCGCCTGCAGGAGGGGTGGGCGGAGCTTTATTACTATGCCGCCTGGAGCAAGGGGGCGGAGCAGCAGTTCCGGGATCTTTTCAAGCAGCATGGCTACGGCCGGATCGAGTACGGGGCGACCCGCGACACCCATCACGCCTTTTACCACGATGTCCTCGTACCCGACCCCTTTGAGCTTCAGCAGGCCAAAAGCACCGAGATCATTGCGGAACTGGTAGCGGCCGGCGATGACCTCTCCTGTGAACGCCCGGTGGAGCATTACCTCTTTTTCCAGACGCGAACAGCGATGCAGCGCGCGGCGGTGGCCCTGGCCGAAGAGGGTGTGCGTATTGAAACGGACCTGGAAGAGGAGGGGCTCTATCCCCACGGACTACTGTACGAACGCACACACGCCTGTACCCCCGAAGTGCTTGAGGAGGTTACCCGGCCGCTGATCGAAACCGCACTCGAGGCTCACGGGCTCTACCTGGGGTGGAGCACCTCGCTTTCGGGAAGCGAGGGGTGA
- a CDS encoding ester cyclase: MMEPRQLLERYYAMWNDKDFSQADVLLDPDVRFRGSLGIEANGLAGFKDYAELVTRAFPALYHAVEITVVENERAAAYVSYTGKHEGELFGHPASGNRVSFSGASFFHFRNGKIASINVLGDLNTLLSQLS, translated from the coding sequence ATGATGGAACCGCGGCAGTTGCTCGAACGCTATTATGCGATGTGGAATGATAAGGATTTCTCCCAGGCTGACGTGCTGCTCGATCCCGATGTCCGTTTCAGGGGATCGCTGGGAATCGAAGCGAACGGCCTGGCGGGCTTCAAAGACTACGCCGAGCTGGTGACACGGGCATTTCCGGCCCTTTACCACGCCGTTGAGATTACCGTTGTCGAGAACGAGAGGGCCGCCGCGTACGTCTCCTATACGGGCAAGCATGAAGGCGAGCTTTTCGGGCATCCGGCTTCGGGCAACAGGGTGAGCTTCTCCGGCGCCTCTTTTTTCCATTTCCGTAACGGCAAGATCGCATCGATCAACGTGCTCGGCGACCTCAATACGCTGCTGTCACAGTTGTCATAG
- a CDS encoding 1-acyl-sn-glycerol-3-phosphate acyltransferase has translation MRKGVLLLLWTVAALLVSLRYRVRAEGREHVPRSGPVLLLGNHVSWLDWLLVQIALRRRLLRYMMERAIYEWKALGWMFRLGRTIPVSPKASKQAFKEAISSLNAGEAVAIFPEGGISRRCEIEKFYRGFEIIASQSHGGEIVPFYIDGMCGSRWSYTRKSHPGPRRSLRRTVTVVFGAPMPLASSADSVRDAVMQLKDSIAQ, from the coding sequence ATGCGCAAAGGCGTGCTGCTGCTGCTCTGGACGGTGGCCGCGCTGCTGGTGTCGCTGCGTTACCGCGTCCGGGCCGAGGGGCGGGAGCACGTTCCGCGCTCCGGGCCGGTACTGCTGCTGGGCAACCATGTCAGCTGGCTGGACTGGCTGCTGGTGCAGATCGCGCTGCGCCGCCGTCTGCTGCGCTACATGATGGAACGTGCCATCTACGAATGGAAAGCGCTGGGGTGGATGTTCCGGCTGGGGCGGACGATCCCCGTCTCGCCCAAGGCGTCGAAGCAGGCGTTCAAAGAGGCGATATCATCGTTAAACGCGGGAGAAGCCGTGGCCATTTTTCCCGAAGGCGGCATCAGCCGGCGCTGCGAGATAGAAAAGTTTTATAGGGGTTTTGAGATAATAGCGTCTCAGAGTCACGGGGGGGAGATCGTGCCGTTTTACATCGATGGGATGTGCGGCAGCCGATGGTCCTATACCCGAAAGAGCCATCCCGGCCCGCGGCGTTCGCTGCGGCGCACGGTGACGGTCGTCTTCGGTGCCCCGATGCCCCTTGCCAGCAGCGCGGATTCGGTCCGCGACGCGGTCATGCAGTTAAAGGATTCGATTGCTCAATAA
- a CDS encoding ATP-dependent zinc protease family protein, which translates to MKKRTFLAILCLVAFSALAAAETAAQQPPVVEPAEVSWSDEEADAGEIGTKQVIGKVEKVFVEPGGFVLDGRIDTGANTTSIGAEDLQVINEDGQDWALFNVNGKPIRAKVVRFVRIKQHGAPSQRRAVVMLKLTLSDVTQAVEVTLTDRSNFKYKILIGVNFLHDHFIVDVSRKYIKELVETP; encoded by the coding sequence TTGAAGAAACGGACCTTCCTGGCGATCTTATGTTTAGTGGCGTTCAGTGCGCTGGCGGCTGCGGAGACGGCCGCGCAGCAGCCCCCTGTCGTCGAACCGGCCGAAGTGAGCTGGAGCGATGAAGAGGCGGACGCGGGCGAGATCGGCACGAAACAGGTGATCGGGAAGGTGGAGAAGGTGTTTGTCGAACCGGGGGGCTTTGTCCTCGACGGCAGGATTGACACCGGTGCCAATACGACTTCCATCGGCGCGGAGGACCTCCAGGTCATCAATGAAGACGGCCAGGACTGGGCCCTGTTCAACGTCAACGGAAAACCGATCCGTGCCAAGGTCGTGCGTTTCGTGCGGATCAAACAGCACGGCGCCCCGTCGCAGCGCCGGGCGGTCGTGATGCTTAAACTCACCCTCAGCGATGTGACCCAGGCGGTCGAGGTGACCCTGACCGACCGGAGCAACTTCAAATACAAGATCCTTATCGGCGTCAATTTCCTGCATGATCACTTCATTGTCGATGTCAGCCGAAAATATATCAAAGAGCTGGTGGAAACCCCGTGA